The Glycine max cultivar Williams 82 chromosome 3, Glycine_max_v4.0, whole genome shotgun sequence sequence tATACCAAGAAAAGAGAAAACCTTACAAGCTTTATTGTTGgtaattctaatattttactCCAAGCgattattctattttaaaaactaaataaaatttggtCAAGTTTTTTAAGAGTCACGAATGTATTTGGTCAAGTTATTTTAGAGTCACGAATGTaatatgtttaataaaattagctgataaattaactaaaaacttatacgttataagttaaaattaaaagttgaaaaactgAAAACTTGAAAGcttataagttaatttaatcgatttaattagaaatattttttaaaattaactagtaaatatataatatatttttagtatttgaatatatttttaataatttatcattttaaaaaatagaataatattttttaaaaaatttatatcataaaaaaatgataaaaatttgatgatttcatttaaaattaactgATATTTCTTTTGGACTAAAAAGACTAAATACTTAATCAGTTTATCGATTTTTTATTCAACCAGtcagtttaattaatttgtttagaaGGCATTTGTTTAAGGGTGTATTATTGTATTTCTTGAAATGATATTCCCAAAAATCTTGTAATCAGGTATATTATATTTGAGAAAATTTGTATCTGTAGGACtgattctcattttttattagacACCAAAAACTATAATaagtacatttattttttctagcaGATGAGTGTTTGCCTTTCCTACTaaacaaaattaactataaGTTGAAGGGCTTTGATATCATTTGCTAATGCTTAACCATCACATAATTTACCATCTACTGATCTGCCCGTAACCTCCTCCTTCTGTGTACAAAATtgcatttatataaataaacagCGATTTTGTGACAATTAGGAGGAGGCAAATGTGACAGAAGCAGATTTCTTCTTTGTTGGGCTAGCGAATCCTGGAGTTATGAACAACGCAACGGGTTCGGTAGTCACTGCAGCCAATGTTGAAAAGATTCCCGGACTTAACACATTGGACCTGTCTTTATGAAGGATTGTGTTCGTGTTGGAAGGCAGAGTAACAGATGAATTCTGGAAACGAGAACGCTTCCATGTAATGCGGAGTTTAGAACAAAATATATGTCAAGAATAGCTAGAACTACAAGTCCAACACCTTTTCTAtgttaacaacaataaatatatataatagaacGAGGAGAGTACGTAGAGGTAGAGGCAGAGGcatgagaaaaaaatagttttacaatttatatatatatcataggTGGTGGGCTTCATCGCAAAATATTAATAGCTGAACCACAACCACAAGCAAAGCAACATactgtatataattattaaagaaCGTAAGTAGGGACGGAATAGAAGAATACTCAGATTAATATTGATAGAGATTCATTATATCAGCTAGAATTCAGAACTGAACATTGCTGGAGAAAGACTGGCCAAATCTCCAATTGGACGGTGCTACATTATTTGCCGTGCGAGTCTTCCCATTGCGGAGTTGAACTCTGAAAGACAAACTCTGACCATTCACATATCTTAAGCTTTGCCAGTTAGCACCCCAATTCCTCGTCATGGATTCCCAATTATTCATTCTGGACCCTTTAACCCAAACTCGGGAAATCTCTCCAGCTCCACCTACGTTGCTTATAAGCACCAATTCGAAATAGTCCCTTCCATTGATGGTAAATCTGATGCCTCCACTTCTTTTGCACCCAACTCTGCATATATACATCATAATTATTAGTCAGCccaatttaatttatcatatgacatgtcaaattaatttaaagactTTAATTTCAAACGgggtgcaaaaaaaataaaaaaaaaaatacaagtttaaGACATATATGGCATAACATAAAACATACGTACTTCATGTACAAGATTGGTACAATTCCAGCTTTGTACTTGGCTATTGTCTGAAAGGCAGGTTGAGACATGTCAAAGTGTGGTCTAGGGGGATTACACCAACCGCCATTGTCATTAGGAAGTGCGAGGTTTGGGGGGCAGAAATTTGTGGCAGTAATATCGATGGAAGTGCCCCTGAGGCACCATTGGGGCACTTGGCTTGCGTCACAAACTATCCTATAGCAACCACCGCATGATTTTCCATCATTAAACAAAACAGTGCTCAGGGCAGCTGTTTTTGTGCCATAACCATCTGTGTAGAGATTTCCATAGCCACATGCACCTCCTACAAATCAAGACAATTGCTAATTGAGTTACTCATGATTATTTGTTTGGTGCTCTTCATTTGTACCTAAATTAATATCTGGGGGCTTTACATTTTAATTGAACTAGCTAGAGAAATAATGAAGGGGAAAAAATTGAGACAATTAAGAAGTTATGCGTTTTAATTACCCATTGTTCCTGAGGCATCACTCCCACCATAGAAAGTTGCATGAGCTCGCTGCCAAACAGCTGATGCTACTCCAAGTTCAGTAGTGAATAACACCACAAACAATATAAGACCAGTACTCAAAATGAACTTTCCCATCTTTTCTCTCTCTGTGTGAATAAGAATTGCTTAACTTGTTGCTCAAGATGGCAGATTCCTATGGCCATTTATATATAGCTGCAGTTAGAGGCTTTTAGCCCATAGAAACAGCTAGCTAGCAAGTTAAAGTTCAAATTGTGGGAAACAAGGTGTTGACCAACAAATTTGTCTCCtgttatcataaatttaatattgaCCACCATTGCATGTTTTAATTAACAATAGCCAACACTATTGTTAATTTAAGTGTAATGTAGGCCTTTACAACGCTAAGTATAACACCAGATGATATAGATGAAAGGACATCTTAAAATGTattgtaatttcaattttttaaaataatttaaagttaagtatacattgtttatttattttataaaataacaatgttaatttagaaaaatgatcTTAATATCATCCATCAAGTTGAAACTTATTGGATTAAAATCTTCTACTTTAATTATTTCACATTCTATTTTTTACATGATCACTTTATTATGCTTGTTAtctctttgttttatttataacaatttataatgattacttgttatatttttttccttctaaaattaaggataataatatttggatatccatttattttaaacactCCATTgatcaatactttttttttatttctctttcttacaCATCATATCATGCATCTATCATATCTATCTTTTATTACTTCTCTTTTTCACGGTCGTTGATGTCAACCAACATTTGGATGTACAAATATATTTAGTGCATGTATGATTTGTACTTGGAGTTGTTGCGACTTAGGTTTTAATGTAAATTCAAccgataaaaacaaaataaatgtaaaaataagtgttttaatatgttaataaaatggTTTTTTGCCTGAAActtaatttttcaacaaaaaccaaagatgtacttattttttctaaaatattcatgCTACTTCGACGCCCATCGAATTGATCGGTCATTGTGCAGCGAAAGAATATTGCATCAAACTCATCATCATTAATGGTATGAGTGGAAGAGAAGAAATggtaagaaatttcaaaatttgagtt is a genomic window containing:
- the LOC100777045 gene encoding Putative expansin-A17-like precursor (The RefSeq protein has 1 substitution compared to this genomic sequence), encoding MGKFILSTGLILFVVLFTTELGVASAVWQRAHATFYGGSDASGTMGGACGYGNLYTDGYGTKTAALSTVLFNDGKSCGGCYRIVCDASQVPQWCLRGTSIDITATNFCPPNLALPNDNGGWCNPPRPHFDMSQPAFQTIAKYKAGIVPILYMKVGCKRSGGIRFTINGRDYFELVLISNVGGAGEISRVWVKGSRMNNWESMTRNWGANWQSLRYVNGQSLSFRVQLRNGKTRTADNVAPSNWRFGQSFSSNVQF